The proteins below are encoded in one region of Patescibacteria group bacterium:
- the smpB gene encoding SsrA-binding protein SmpB: MPVIAENKKAYFEYFIEKEFEAGLKLLGHEVKACRLQGASLVGSFVRVVKNEAFVINVLIPVYKKAGGSVVGLYDPKRSRKLLLHKGEINAIIGAQSRKGYAIVPLKLYTEGDLIKIKIGIGRGKKLYDKREELKKRQIQREMMREAKE; the protein is encoded by the coding sequence ATGCCTGTAATTGCTGAAAACAAAAAGGCCTACTTTGAATATTTTATCGAAAAGGAATTTGAAGCGGGTTTAAAGCTGTTAGGGCACGAGGTTAAAGCTTGCAGATTGCAAGGAGCGTCCCTTGTGGGATCGTTCGTTCGGGTGGTAAAAAATGAAGCGTTTGTAATAAATGTTCTAATTCCAGTGTATAAAAAGGCTGGTGGGTCAGTAGTAGGATTGTACGACCCAAAAAGATCTCGCAAGCTCCTTTTGCATAAAGGAGAAATAAATGCCATAATTGGCGCACAAAGTCGCAAGGGATATGCGATTGTACCTTTAAAACTTTATACGGAAGGTGATTTGATAAAAATTAAGATTGGGATTGGGCGGGGCAAAAAGTTGTATGATAAGAGGGAAGAGTTAAAGAAAAGACAGATTCAAAGAGAGATGATGAGAGAAGCTAAAGAATAG